The genomic region GTTCGGGTTCAGCAGTCGCTGTTGCCCAAGGGCATGTGCCTTTGGCCTTGGGGTTGGAAACCAACGGGTCGATTATCAGCCCAGCAGCCTACAACGGCGTTTTTGGTCTGAAAACCACGGTAGGCCTGCTCAGTACCGAGGGCGTCATGACCAGTACGCGCCTGGATGCGATTGGTACTTTCACCCGTAATGTCTGTGATGCGGCGGAAGCGCTCAACGCAATGACCGGAACCAATGCCTATACCGATGGCCTGCATGCCGACGCCCTGAAAGGTAAGCGAATTGGCTACACGCCTTTGCCTGAATTGTCCGAGGAGGCGGCCAAGGACCCGGCCAAACGCGCAGATCGCAAGCATTACGAAAAGGCGCTCGATGTGTTGAAGGACCAAGGTGCGATCCTGGTGCCGGTGAGGCCGTTGGAGGAGGGTGTCGCTGATGAGACCTACGAGCGTTACACCGAAGTGCTGTTCGCAGAGGTCAAGCAACAACTGGAAGACTACCTGGCTGGGCGAGAAGGTTTGCCGGTCAAATCACTTTCGGAGCTGATTGCTTTTATCAAGCGCAACCAGCAGCCCGGTGAGCCTGACCAGAAGCTGTTGGAGCTGATCAACAGCCTGGAAACGACTTCGGAACAGCGCGACAAGTGTGGGAGGAGATCCTTCCCATCTTTCAGAAAACCGTCGACGATCCAATAAAGGAACACAAACTCGACGCCATGGTGTCGAACTTCCTATCCCATAATTATTTCTTCAGTGCGGCAGCCGGCTATCCAGGCCTGTCGGTTCCGTCTGGAATGGATGATGAAGGCATGCCGACCGCACTCTACTTTTATGGTTCGGGCAACAGCGAAGCCACCTTGCTCTCAGTCGCCTATGGTTATGAGCTAGCCTCGCAAGCGATCCAGAAACCGGCTTTTCTGCCAGGGGCTCCCTTCACGCCGGCCCCGATAGGCGCAGATAAAACCGTTGAGGTCCCCGCCACTGACGCGTGAGTTTGAATCAACCTCTGCTGGCTGATGCCCGCAGAGGTCGCCTAAGGGGTAACTTCAATTTCTCCGTCTCGCCATCGCAGGCATGACGCGGCCAGGGGCTACACTCCATGCCAGGGGGGAAAGCCATGGACAGTTACAGAATCCACATCCTCGGCGCTGCGGGAGCCGGCACTACTACCTTGGGCAAGGCCCTGGCTGAACATTTGAACATTGCCTATTTCGACTCGGATTTCTATTACTGGCAGCAAACCCCGGAACCCTTCACCATCGCCCGACCCCGGGACGAACGCATTCGGCTACTGCAGGAACACACTGTCGGCCATGAAAGCTGGGTGCTCTCTGGCTCTTTGTGCGGCTGGGGCGACGCCATGATCCCGCAGTTCACCCACGTAGTGTTCCTGCGCCTGGACCCCGAAGTGCGCCTGCACCGCCTGCGCTTGCGGGAGGTGGAGCGCTACGGCGAGCAGATACTGGAAGGTGGCAGCCGTCACCAAAACAGCGTCGCATTCCTCGCCTGGGCGGCGCGTTACGATGCTGGCAATCACAGCCTACGTAGCCTGCGCCGGCACGAAACCTGGTTGAAACCATTGCGTTGCCCGGTGCTGCGGCTCGACTCTACGCACCATTCGGTTGAGGCGTTGCTGAGTCAATTGTTGCCGTTGTTGTGCCCAGCAACCGAGACATGAGGCCTTGGGATGTGGGTTCGGCTGTGGGTGTGTCAAACCGGCGCGCAGTCATGCCCCATCCCGGCGCGAACCCCGGGAAAAATACCAGCCCTTCAGCCTCGAGGCGAAACGCCAGGATCAAACGGGTTTGATCGTCGATGTCGCCGTGGCCTTCCAATTGTTGAATCGCCTCCACCGCCACGCCAGCCTGGCGAGCCAGTTCTTCGCGGCTCCAGCCCAGCATGACGCGCGCCTGCGCGCAGTGTTTGGCGGTGAATTGATGCAGCACGATCTGCTGTTCTACGAAAGAGCTCATTGCCAGAGAGGACATGGGGGTTCTCCAGGTTCGACGGTTGAAGCGCAACTATACTGTGTTTTTGTACAGTTGTTTATACCGCTCATCATCTGGATTATTTCGCGGGCGTTTCAGCCCCCCTTCACTCCATTCCTGGCGCTTCCCGGATGATCAAGTGATCCAGGTTCTCGATATTCGCGCTGAATACCCCGAACGTTTGCTCGGGGTTTTTCTTGCTGGGCACCTGCTTGAGTTGCGGCGTAACCCCGTAGAAGAAGCAATACAGCGGCCGTTCGCTGCTGGCCGCCGCCTTGATCTGCTCCAGGAATGCGCTGCGCTTGCGATAGTTCTCGATGAGTTTTTTGCTCAGGTAGACGTTGACCGAGTATGGCTTCTTGTCGAGCCACACCTTCTTTTCGAAATCGATGCGAAAGCTGCTGGTGTAGTCTTTGATTTCCTTGATCTTGCCCCAGTAGATCAAGCCCTTGTTGTCTTGCAGGTATTCGATCTTCTTGAAAAACGCCCAGTAGGTCGCCGTGTGCTCACCGATCTTCAAGGGCATGGCTTTGAGCTTGTCCTTGTCATCAATGTTCGATACATAGCACTCCACCGGGTGGGCGAACACGCTGGTTTTGTCCGGGGTTGTGTCGCCGTCGTTGTGGGATGTCGTAAAACGGTTTGAAGGCGCTTTCGTTGGCTCTTGTGGGACGCTTTCATCGATGCCGACAACAGGCGTTTTACGTTCGTACTGACGGCGTGTCAGTACAAATTCCGATGGGAAATTGTCCTCGCGCTCGTCGTCATTTTCACCGGTCGCGGTCTTTTGGCTGCTGGCATAGCGGCAGCCGTCGATATGCCGGGTGCCGGGTTTGTTCTTGAAGTGCGGCGTGCGCAGGTAGTTGACGTTCTTGGCGTTGAACGTACTCAACACATTGTCCGCATCGAACACGGCGCGGCAGGCATCGTTGGGGCAGAGGAAGCTGTCCTTGTCGGAATCGAAATCGGCGGTTTCGTCGAAATTCAGGTCTCGAACATCGTAGATCGACAATTTGTCATCGAGACTCAGGCTGTAGGCCGTGTCGAATTTCATGGGCTCGGGTCCGTGAGAAGTTTCGCTATTAATAGCGGGATCCTAGTTAAATATCAGCAAGAACCTGCTACGCGTCGGCCACTCAAGAAACACAGGGTGCCGCCAATGGCGGTGAGCGAGGCCAGGACATAGAACATGCTGGTGGGTGCAGCGTTGATCAGCAGATAGCCACAAATCACCGGGCTCATCGCCCCGCCGAACGCTGCCAGGTTCTGAGCACCGTAGTAACTACCCCGTAGCGCATCCGGCGCAATGGTGTCGATAAACAGGAACTCAGAAGGGTAGATAATCATCTCACCCAAGGTGAACACGAACATCGCCAGGCACCAGGTGACCAGGCTGTCGGCCTGGCTGAACCCCATCAACCCGCCGATAAACAGCAAGGTGCCCAGCACGATCCAATGGCGCAACTGCTCACGCTTGAGGAACCGGCCGATCTGGTATTGCATCAAAATCACCGTTATCGCGTTGCAGGCCAGCACCGCAGACAGAATCTTCAACGCTTGCGCAGGTTTGTAGGCGACCAGCAAAAACTGCGACAGATACAGGGTGTAGCGGCCATGGACAATGGTGCTCAACAGGCTGCCGCCAGTGAACAATATCAATGTGCGGTCGTTGCGCAACGTGCGCAGGGTGCTGAGGAAACTCTGGGGTTTATGGCTGTCATCCCGTTGGGTCGGTGCAATGCCGATCATCAGGAACAGGCTGCCAAAGGCAATGGCGCTGGCGATCAGGAACGGCGCCCAGGGTAACTGTCCGGCGATTACCACCCCCAGCATCGGGCCGGTTGCGTAGCCGACATTGGTCAGGGTGTAGCGCAGGGAAAATACCTTGGCACGCTCACCCACTGGCAGGTTCTCGCTGATGATCGCCTTGGAGCCGATCAGGAACAGCGCCGATGCGGCTTCAGTGATCACCAGGGTCAGGGTGGTGAGGTAGAGGTTGCTGGCAAAGGTCAGCAATAGAAAACCGATGGAGCTGGAGAGCATGGCCAGGATCAGCAGCTTGCGCTTTTCCAGGCGGTCGATGATGTAGCCGCCGTACAAACCCAGCAATGTGGCGATGAACACGGCGGTGCCCATCAACAGGCCGATGTCCTGCTGGTCAAGGCCCAGGCGTGTGCTCAGCCAGAGGGCCAGCAACGGGCTGGTCATGGCGCGGCTGACCACGATAGTCACCGAGCAGATCAGCAGGCGGCGGATTACCAGGGAATAGGTGGCCACGATGGGGAGAGCGTCCTAGTTATTACTTAAAGACAATACAGGTCAAATGTGGGAGGGGGCTTGCTCCCGATGGCGATACATCAGACAAGTGTCAGGTGACTGAACCATTGCTATCGGGAGCAAGCCCCCTCCCACATTTTTTGACCGTGGTTTACTGGCCGGAATTGATGGTGATTTTTTCCACCGCACCCTGCTCCAGATCCCACTTCTTCAGGATCTTGCCGTAGGTCCCATCGTCAATCATCCCCTGTAACGCCTCACTGATCGCCGTGACCAACTCGGTATTGCTCTTCTCAATCCCAAGCCCGGTGAATTGCTTGGAAATCGCCTGTCCCACCGGCTTGTACTTACCCTTATCCAGTGACATCAGATAAGGAATGGTCTCGCTGCCCTGCATCGCCGCATCCAAACGGTTCTGCTGCAACTGCGCCCGCGCATCCGCCGAGCCTTCAGTGCCGATCACCACAATCGCCGGCTTGCCCGCTGCTTCGCAGTTTGCCTTGCTCCACGCGGTAATTTCCGACGGCCAGGTCGTACGGCGGCTGGTGCCGACTTTTTTACCGCACAGGTCGGTCAGTTCCTTGAGGTCTTCACGTTTGGCCAGTGTGTAGAGCTGCGGGCCGCTGGTGAAGTAGTCGATGAAGGTCACCGCCTTCTGGCGTTCGGCGGTATCGGTCATGCCCGATAGCACGATGTCCACGCGCTTGGTGGTCAGACCGCTAAGCATCTGCTCGAAGCCGGTTTCCTGCCACTTGATCTTCACGCCCAGACGTTCGGCAAGAGCGTTCCCCAGGTCAAAGTCCAGACCGGTGAGTTTGTTGGTGGCCGGGTCCTTGAAATCCATCGGCGGATAGTTCGGCACGATGGCCGCGCTGATCTCGCCTTTGTCCTTGATGGCCGCCGGCAATGCCGCAAAAACAACGGTGGAGGCCATCAGGCCTGCGAGCAAGGTGGGGATAAACATTTTTTTCATGGGGGCGTTCTCGTTAGTTTTTTAGTTAAGTGCGAACGGCAGAAATAAAGCTTTGGGTACGCGGGTTTTGTGGGCTTATTAGAATTTCTTCCGGGCTGCCGGCCTCCACAATCTGGCCAGCATCCATAAACACCATGCGGTTGGAGACTTCGCGGGCAAAGCCCAGCTCATGGGTGACCACGATCATGGTCATGCCAGTGGTAGCCAAGTCGCGCATTACCGACAGCACTTCGCCTACCAGTTCCGGGTCGAGGGCTGACGTGGGTTCGTCAAACAACATCAGCTTGGGGCGCATCGCCAGCGCACGGGCAATCGCCACGCGTTGCTGCTGCCCGCCGGACAACTCCACCGGGTAGGCATTGCGCTTGTCCGCCAGGCCGACGCGGGCCAGTAGCTCCAGGGCATCTTCGATGGCTTCCTTGGGTGAGCGCTTGAGCACTTGGCACGGGCCTTCGATGATGTTTTGCAACACGGTCATGTGCGGGAACAAATTGAAGCGCTGGAACACCATGCCGGTGGCCAGGCGTTGGCGGGCGATCTGCACTTCATTCATCTCATGCAGCTTGTTGCCGACCACCCGGTAACCGACCAGCTCGCCATCGACCCACAGGCCGCCCTTGTCGATTTTTTCCAACTGGTTGACGCAGCGCAGCAACGTGCTTTTACCCGAGCCGGATGGGCCGATGATGCACATCACCTCGCCTTGCTCGACTTCGATATTGATGTCACGCAGCGCGTGATACTGGTCGTAATACTTGTTCAGGTTGACGGCCTTGACGATGCTTCTCATGGGGCAAATCTCCTCAACCCAGGCTTACGAACGCTTGCCGGCGCCGCGGGCAAAACGACGCTCGAGGCGGCTTTGACCAAATGAAAGAACGGTCACCACCGCCAGGTACCAGATACCCGCCACCATCAGCAGCTCCATGACCCGCGCGTTGGCGTAGTAGATGTTTTGCGCGTTGTGCAGCAGCTCCGAGTACTGAATCACGCTGGCCAGGCTGGTCATTTTCACCATGCTGATGAACTCGTTGCCTACCGGAGGAATGATCACCCGCATGGCCTGCGGCAGAATGATCCTGCGCAGCGCCTGCAGGCTCGGCATGCCGATGGACTTGGCGGCTTCGTACTGGCCGGTATCCACCGACAGCAAACCGGCGCGCACCACCTCGGCTGTATACGCGCCCTGGTTGATACTCAAACCGAGCAGGGCGGCCACGAACGGCGTCATCAAGTCGACGGTGTCGATGCTGAACAGGCCGGGAATCGCGATCACCGGGAAAATCAGCGCCAGGTTGAACCACAGCAGCAACTGCAGAATCAGCGGCGTGCCGCGAAACAGCCAGGTGTAGGTGATAGCCACGTAGCGCAGGATCGGGTTGGCCGACATGCGCATGATTGCCGTGATCACGCCGATTACCACACCCAGCGCCATCGCCAGGATCGACATGATGATGGTATTGGCCAAGCCCCACAGGATCGCTTCAGACGTCAGAAACTGCCCGATGTAGGACCATTCGATCTGGCCGTTGGCGAATGCGCGTAGCAGCGCTGCCAACACGATCACGATCAACGTGGCAAAAAACATCCGCCCGTAATAGCGCCGCGGCACGTGTTCATACTGGGTGATATCGAACTGGTTCTCGGACAACTTGCGCTCTATTTCCAAGCGCTCGGCCGGGGTTTGGTTCATGGTGATTCTCCAAAACTATTAACGCTCTAACTGCTGTAACGCGGTCCAAATGTGGGAGCTGGCTTGCTCGCGAAAGCGCCAGCCCAAACACCACAAATCTCTCTGCCTTAAATTCTGAATCCCTGATAACGCTCAACCCATTCCTGCTGAGCCGCCAACGCCACCTTCAACCGCCCAATCTGCTCGCGAACCCGCTCCGGCGCCGTCCCACCCCAGCCACTGCGCGCCGCAATCGCCGCCTCCAGGGTCAAGCAGTCGCGCACCTCGGGCGTGAGCCGCGCATCCACCTCCGCCAACATCGCCGGCGAGGCTTCCCACAACTCAATTTCATGCTTCTCACAGGCTTGCACCAAGGCGCCGGTAATCTCGTGCGCCTCTTTGAACGGCACGCCACGGGTCGCCAACCAATCCGCCACTTCCGTCGCCAAGGTAAAGCCCATCGGCGCCTGACGCCGCAGCTCGTCGACCTGCACCTTCATGGTCGCCACCATCCCGGCCATAGCCGGTAACACCAGCAGCAAGGTGTCCACACTGTCCAGCACACTGTGCTTGTCTTCACTCAAATCGCGGTTGTACGACAGCGGCAAGGATTTAAGCGTCGACATCAACCCGGTCAGGTTGCCAATCAAGCGGCCGGCCTTGCCCCGTGCCAACTCGGCAATATCCGGATTCTTCTTCTGCGGCATGATCGAACTGCCGGTGGCGTAGGCATCGTCCAGCACCACCCAGCGAAACTGCTGCGATGACCACAGGCAAAACTCCTCCGACAGCCGTGAAATATTCACCCCGAGCATGCCCGCTACAAACAGGAACTCCGCCACATGGTCACGGCTGGCGACCGCGTCAATGGAGTTTTCGCACGGCCCGGTATAGCCCATTTCCTTGGCCGAATGCTCCGGCTGGCGGGCAATCGCTGACCCTGCCATCGCCGCTGCACCCAACGGCGACAATGCCGTACGCGCATCCCAGTCCACCAAGCGCTGCACATCCCGCAACATCGACTGCGCATGGGCCAGCAAGTGATGGGCGAATACAATCGGTTGCGCCTGCTGCAAGTGGGTAAAGCCGGGGCAGATACTCTCGATATGCTGCTCGGCCTGCGCCACCAATGCTTGCTGCAAACCCAACACCTCGGTGGTGATGGTGCGCGCATGGTCGCGTAGGAAAAGGCGCAAATCGTTGGCCGTCTGGTCATTGCGCGAACGTCCGGCCCGCAACTTGCCGCCCAGGGCGCCCAGGCGCTCGGTCAATACGCGTTCGATAAAGGTGTGCACGTCCTCGTCATCCAGGGTCGGATGCAGGCGGCCGGCGGCGAAATCATCACCGATACGGTCCAGGGCTTCGAGGGTCCGCAGGGTCTCCGACTCATCCAGCAACCCGGCGCGCTGCAACTCTCGGGCATGGGCACGGGAGCCGGCCAAATCGTAGGGCGTCAGGCGAAAATAGCGCTCAGGGCAGCGCGACAACGCCGCCAAGGCGGCAGACGGACCGGTCTTGAAACGAGCGCCCCAAAGGCGGTCGGTGGGCTGGGACATGGGTGTTCCTCACGCTTGTTTTTAGAAGAGTCGGAGGCAGTAACAACAGAATTTCATCGATGCAGAACCAGCGTCTGACGCGCCGTATTCAAGGTTGCCAAGGGCGGATGTTTATGTTCATTATCGCCGCCTGGCTATGTTCAAGGATTGGGTTGAAGCCTGTTGAATATGGCACTTGAGGTCAACGCGTATTATGGAAACTCCACTTTCCACTTCTGGAAACCTGCCACCCAAACCCGGTACAAGGCCGCCCCTGCAACTGAGTGGTTTGGACTTCAAACTGCTGCGGGTATTTATGGCCGTGGTCGAAGCCGGTGGTTTCAGTGCCGCGCAAAACGAACTGAATGTGGGCCTGGCGGCGATCAGCAAACAGATCTCCGACCTCGAGATTCGCATCGGCATGCGCCTGTGTACACGGGGCCGGGAAGGCTTCGGGCTGACCGAAGAAGGCAAGTTGGTGTATCAAGCGTCCATCGAGTTATTCACCTCGGTGGACAGTTTTCGCGACAAGCTTAGTTCAGCTCAAAATGAGCTGATTGGCGACCTTAGTGTCGGCGTTATTGATAACACCGTTTCTGACGTTAATTCCCCGCTGATTACCGCTTTGGGTAACTTACATCGGCAATCGCCAAAAATAAGATTACGCCTACATGCCTCGCAACTGGACGAAGTGGAACGCGGCGTCGTCGAAGGCCGCCTGATCGTCGGCATCGTCCCCGTGTACCAGCGCCGTGAAGAATTCGACTACTTCCCGCTCTACGAAGAAAAGGCCCACGCCTACTGCGCCGTAGGGCATCCGTTGTTCACTGCGAGCGATATTACGCCCGAGGTCTTGCGCCACTATGAGGTGGTGAACCATCGGTATGCGATCCATCGCGACAAGGCCACCTTCGTCAACTACGACAGCCAGTCAGCCTCTGCCTCCCAGGTTGAAGCCGTCGCCATCCTGATCCTCACCGGCCGCTTCCTCGGCTTCCTGCCGGAACACTACGCCGCGCCACTGGTAAGGGAAGGGCGCCTGCGCGCACTGTGCCCGGAGCAGGTTCACCTGAGCACCGTGTTCAACCTGATCCTGCGCCACAACGCG from Pseudomonas synxantha harbors:
- a CDS encoding MFS transporter — encoded protein: MATYSLVIRRLLICSVTIVVSRAMTSPLLALWLSTRLGLDQQDIGLLMGTAVFIATLLGLYGGYIIDRLEKRKLLILAMLSSSIGFLLLTFASNLYLTTLTLVITEAASALFLIGSKAIISENLPVGERAKVFSLRYTLTNVGYATGPMLGVVIAGQLPWAPFLIASAIAFGSLFLMIGIAPTQRDDSHKPQSFLSTLRTLRNDRTLILFTGGSLLSTIVHGRYTLYLSQFLLVAYKPAQALKILSAVLACNAITVILMQYQIGRFLKREQLRHWIVLGTLLFIGGLMGFSQADSLVTWCLAMFVFTLGEMIIYPSEFLFIDTIAPDALRGSYYGAQNLAAFGGAMSPVICGYLLINAAPTSMFYVLASLTAIGGTLCFLSGRRVAGSC
- a CDS encoding amino acid ABC transporter permease, which translates into the protein MNQTPAERLEIERKLSENQFDITQYEHVPRRYYGRMFFATLIVIVLAALLRAFANGQIEWSYIGQFLTSEAILWGLANTIIMSILAMALGVVIGVITAIMRMSANPILRYVAITYTWLFRGTPLILQLLLWFNLALIFPVIAIPGLFSIDTVDLMTPFVAALLGLSINQGAYTAEVVRAGLLSVDTGQYEAAKSIGMPSLQALRRIILPQAMRVIIPPVGNEFISMVKMTSLASVIQYSELLHNAQNIYYANARVMELLMVAGIWYLAVVTVLSFGQSRLERRFARGAGKRS
- a CDS encoding AAA family ATPase, with translation MDSYRIHILGAAGAGTTTLGKALAEHLNIAYFDSDFYYWQQTPEPFTIARPRDERIRLLQEHTVGHESWVLSGSLCGWGDAMIPQFTHVVFLRLDPEVRLHRLRLREVERYGEQILEGGSRHQNSVAFLAWAARYDAGNHSLRSLRRHETWLKPLRCPVLRLDSTHHSVEALLSQLLPLLCPATET
- a CDS encoding helix-turn-helix domain-containing protein, whose protein sequence is MSSLAMSSFVEQQIVLHQFTAKHCAQARVMLGWSREELARQAGVAVEAIQQLEGHGDIDDQTRLILAFRLEAEGLVFFPGFAPGWGMTARRFDTPTAEPTSQGLMSRLLGTTTATIDSATPQPNGA
- the argH gene encoding argininosuccinate lyase, which gives rise to MSQPTDRLWGARFKTGPSAALAALSRCPERYFRLTPYDLAGSRAHARELQRAGLLDESETLRTLEALDRIGDDFAAGRLHPTLDDEDVHTFIERVLTERLGALGGKLRAGRSRNDQTANDLRLFLRDHARTITTEVLGLQQALVAQAEQHIESICPGFTHLQQAQPIVFAHHLLAHAQSMLRDVQRLVDWDARTALSPLGAAAMAGSAIARQPEHSAKEMGYTGPCENSIDAVASRDHVAEFLFVAGMLGVNISRLSEEFCLWSSQQFRWVVLDDAYATGSSIMPQKKNPDIAELARGKAGRLIGNLTGLMSTLKSLPLSYNRDLSEDKHSVLDSVDTLLLVLPAMAGMVATMKVQVDELRRQAPMGFTLATEVADWLATRGVPFKEAHEITGALVQACEKHEIELWEASPAMLAEVDARLTPEVRDCLTLEAAIAARSGWGGTAPERVREQIGRLKVALAAQQEWVERYQGFRI
- a CDS encoding LysR family transcriptional regulator, which produces METPLSTSGNLPPKPGTRPPLQLSGLDFKLLRVFMAVVEAGGFSAAQNELNVGLAAISKQISDLEIRIGMRLCTRGREGFGLTEEGKLVYQASIELFTSVDSFRDKLSSAQNELIGDLSVGVIDNTVSDVNSPLITALGNLHRQSPKIRLRLHASQLDEVERGVVEGRLIVGIVPVYQRREEFDYFPLYEEKAHAYCAVGHPLFTASDITPEVLRHYEVVNHRYAIHRDKATFVNYDSQSASASQVEAVAILILTGRFLGFLPEHYAAPLVREGRLRALCPEQVHLSTVFNLILRHNAPRSPMVKAFATALGVDLKAPI
- a CDS encoding ABC transporter substrate-binding protein, with the protein product MKKMFIPTLLAGLMASTVVFAALPAAIKDKGEISAAIVPNYPPMDFKDPATNKLTGLDFDLGNALAERLGVKIKWQETGFEQMLSGLTTKRVDIVLSGMTDTAERQKAVTFIDYFTSGPQLYTLAKREDLKELTDLCGKKVGTSRRTTWPSEITAWSKANCEAAGKPAIVVIGTEGSADARAQLQQNRLDAAMQGSETIPYLMSLDKGKYKPVGQAISKQFTGLGIEKSNTELVTAISEALQGMIDDGTYGKILKKWDLEQGAVEKITINSGQ
- a CDS encoding amino acid ABC transporter ATP-binding protein, producing MRSIVKAVNLNKYYDQYHALRDINIEVEQGEVMCIIGPSGSGKSTLLRCVNQLEKIDKGGLWVDGELVGYRVVGNKLHEMNEVQIARQRLATGMVFQRFNLFPHMTVLQNIIEGPCQVLKRSPKEAIEDALELLARVGLADKRNAYPVELSGGQQQRVAIARALAMRPKLMLFDEPTSALDPELVGEVLSVMRDLATTGMTMIVVTHELGFAREVSNRMVFMDAGQIVEAGSPEEILISPQNPRTQSFISAVRT